Proteins from a genomic interval of Euleptes europaea isolate rEulEur1 chromosome 18, rEulEur1.hap1, whole genome shotgun sequence:
- the FAM187A gene encoding Ig-like V-type domain-containing protein FAM187A — protein sequence MASAGLAGIAIVLHTVDVLHAFAIMEKEDVFKKTPCPAFLMFENAAYLADMSFELPCNCKPEQATSVVWYFQKSMGSRQTRVLTDFDGTLIVDSSFIKVGSDMLRRFSIRMFSLIVFRVQVEDSGHYICGTKQGDFFYGYDIDVQASKGIDVAFADRNQHPQNNRNETQFMVFTIFWDWTTCDRCNVRGEQRRIGLCHVKSAHLLRRYRTTTVEVASCGSNSIPKQFQGIIQRRKPEVVIRSCTKPCRQKKSSKKGEASISDVISKLGEKPWVPNVPVQFHKQSLGSGMIISCPGARPEHAVAWDKDTTRLYLTRYLTGINQSMRVFIDHGNHLHIRFAQLSDRGTYYCWREGKMVAGFRLSVVYESRRRRSLDDPETLYAVKVIVTSYVLITIVFVVINVVRCFLYAFRCTAVE from the coding sequence ATGGCTTCAGCAGGATTGGCTGGAATTGCCATTGTCCTTCACACTGTTGATGTCCTCCATGCCTTCGCCATCATGGAGAAGGAAGATGTGTTCAAGAAGACTCCTTGCCCAGCCTTCCTGATGTTTGAGAATGCTGCCTACCTGGCTGACATGAGCTTTGAGCTACCTTGCAACTGTAAGCCAGAACAGGCCACCTCTGTGGTGTGGTACTTCCAGAAGAGTATGGGCAGTCGGCAGACGAGAGTTTTGACAGATTTTGATGGCACATTGATTGTGGACTCGAGCTTCATCAAGGTGGGCAGCGACATGCTACGGCGCTTCAGTATTAGGATGTTCAGTCTCATTGTTTTCCGAGTTCAGGTAGAAGATTCAGGGCACTATATTTGTGGCACAAAGCAAGGAGACTTCTTCTATGGCTATGATATAGACGTGCAGGCTTCCAAGGGCATAGATGTTGCCTTTGCAGACAGAAATCAGCACCCACAGAACAACCGTAATGAAACACAATTCATGGTCTTCACCATCTTCTGGGATTGGACCACATGTGACCGTTGCAATGTCAGAGGTGAGCAACGAAGAATTGGTCTTTGCCATGTGAAGAGTGCCCATCTGCTGAGGCGGTACCGTACCACCACAGTCGAGGTAGCATCCTGTGGCTCTAACTCAATCCCGAAGCAGTTCCAGGGTATCATCCAGAGAAGGAAGCCTGAGGTTGTTATCCGAAGTTGCACAAAGCCTTGCAGACAGAAAAAATCCTCAAAAAAGGGGGAAGCCTCCATCTCCGACGTCATCTCAAAGCTTGGGGAAAAGCCATGGGTTCCCAACGTGCCTGTTCAGTTCCATAAGCAGTCCCTCGGCAGTGGAATGATCATCTCCTGCCCTGGCGCCAGGCCAGAACATGCCGTGGCCTGGGACAAAGATACAACGCGGCTGTATCTCACCAGGTACCTCACTGGGATCAATCAGAGCATGAGGGTCTTCATAGACCATGGAAACCATCTGCACATTCGGTTTGCCCAGCTGAGTGACAGAGGCACCTACTACTGCTGGCGAGAGGGAAAGATGGTCGCTGGTTTCCGGCTCTCTGTGGTGTACGAGAGCCGCCGCAGACGAAGCCTGGATGATCCTGAGACACTGTATGCAGTCAAAGTCATTGTCACAAGCTACGTCCTCATCACCATAGTGTTTGTCGTCATCAATGTTGTTCGTTGCTTCCTTTATGCCTTCAGATGCACAGCTGTGGAATAA
- the LOC130490905 gene encoding leucine-rich repeat-containing protein 37A3-like, whose amino-acid sequence MGLLSLTYLDLSCNKIQVIERNVFEAASFLQIINLSGNGMEQITEGTFRARHGMQFLLKVDLSHNPLAVLQDSSFYSLPLLKLLDLSATEVTPRILEDLLQTSQQLRMLILPKKRSCCLCRMKEDIEVLYKTVKRNHPAEDGKSEISATDVELSLNELLPDITLSRGTHWEHQRTSASPPLDFLAPQDDSLLQGVLFEIELNKKLTSPILNAPVRKLVSHVIRILKMDCMAPTIQMACPKLVSRTGLLMKLFSENINETFSLWKSYFWPLKDVPNMTKASSRKQEKPLDVIASHGIPGYGYGNKRLLTIVLTVIVKNVITIICLTETWSWRSAAKDRTFLGRSKKPPAG is encoded by the exons ATGG GCTTACTCTCCCTTACCTATCTGGACTTGTCATGCAATAAGATTCAAGTGATTGAGAGAAATGTGTTTGAGGCTGCCTCGTTCCTGCAGATTATAAATCTCAGTGGCAACGGCATGGAACAGATCACTGAAGGAACGTTCCGGGCCCGGCATGGCATGCAGTTTTTGCTTAAGGTGGATCTCAGCCACAACCCACTGGCAGTCCTTCAGGATTCCTCTTtttacagtctgcctttgctGAAGCTCCTAGACCTAAGTGCCACTGAAGTGACGCCAAGGATTTTGGAAGACCTGCTGCAGACCTCCCAGCAGTTGAGAATGCTCATCTTGCCTAAGAAGAGGTCCTGCTGTCTTTGCCGTATGAAGGAAGACATTGAGGTTTTATACAAGACTGTCAA AAGAAACCACCCTGCAGAAGATGGGAAATCTGAAATCTCAGCCACTGACGTGGAACTCTCCTTAAATGAGCTCTTGCCTGATATAACTCTGTCTCGCGGGACACACTGGGAACATCAGAGGACTTCTGCTTCTCCCCCACTGGACTTCTTGGCACCTCAAGATGACTCCTTGCTTCAGGGTGTCCTCTTTGAAATTGAGCTGAATAAGAAGTTGACTTCCCCCATCCTGAATGCACCAGTGAGGAAACTCGTCTCCCACGTGATCCGCATCCTGAAAATGGATTGCATGGCTCCCACAATCCAGATGGCTTGCCCTAAACTAGTTTCCAGAACAGGCCTCCTCATGAAACTCTTTAGTGAAAACATCAATGAGACCTTCTCCCTATGGAAGTCATACTTCTGGCCCCTCAAGGATGTTCCCAATATGACCAAAGCAAGCTCAAGGAAACAGGAGAAACCTTTGGATGTGATAGCAAGTCACGGAATTCCAGGATATGGGTATGGAAACAAGCGTCTGTTGACTATTGTACTGACCGTCATTGTCAAGAATGTTATTACTATTATCTGCCTGACTGAGACCTGGTCTTGGCGTTCTGCAGCCAAAGACAGGACCTTTCTGGGCAGAAGCAAGAAACCCCCTGCTGGATGA